The following are encoded together in the uncultured Draconibacterium sp. genome:
- a CDS encoding PQ-loop repeat-containing protein, with protein sequence MINETIGWIGNILFAICGIPQVIKTFRTKSAKDLSVLFLWLWLFGELLTFIYIIIGDWETGIPHFPLYFNYIVNVFMACYLIYAKYVYPKKYAV encoded by the coding sequence ATGATAAACGAAACGATAGGCTGGATTGGTAATATTTTATTTGCCATTTGCGGAATACCACAGGTAATAAAAACTTTTCGGACAAAAAGTGCCAAAGATTTGAGCGTACTTTTTTTGTGGCTTTGGCTATTTGGCGAGCTTTTAACGTTTATATATATAATTATTGGCGATTGGGAAACGGGTATTCCGCATTTCCCGCTCTATTTTAATTACATTGTAAATGTATTTATGGCGTGCTATCTTATTTATGCCAAATATGTTTATCCCAAAAAATATGCTGTTTAA